DNA from Intestinimonas massiliensis (ex Afouda et al. 2020):
ACACGGCGTAGAAGTTGGCGGCCTGGCCGGAGGCGGTCAGCATGGCGGCCGTGCCCCCCTCCAGAGCGCAGATTTTGGCGGCCACCCGGTCGTTGGTGGGGTTCTGGAGCCGGGTGTAGAAATAGCCCTCTGCCTCCAGATCGAACAAGGCCCCCATGGCCTCGCCGGTGGTATAGCGGAAGGTGGTGGACTGTACGATGGGGATGTTCCGGGGCTCCCCGTTGCCGGGGGCATAACCGGCGTGGATGCACTGGGTGCTGGGCTTGTAGTCTGGCATGGCAATCGACCTTCTTTGCGTGTAAAAATTTCTTCTATCCTACCCTCTCCGGCCTTCCCTTGTCAAGAGCCAGATGCAGCGGCGGGCTTCTCCTCCCCTGCCATCTCGTAGTCTTTTTCCAGGGGATTGCGGGTGGGAACCCCGCCGTAACGGTCCAGGGACTCCCCCTCCACCAGCAGGTGGACCGCCTCCACCTGGTCCAGCGAGCACAGGGTGTCCACCACGGCATAGAGCAGGCGGGCGGCCTCCTCCCGGCTCTGGGGCGCGCCCTCGGTGAAAGCCCGGGAGAAATTCACGTAGCACACCCCCGCCTCCACGGCGGCGGAGAGCAGTTCCGTCCCCTCGGGCAGGGGCAGATAGAGCTCCTCCTGGTCCCTCGGCCCGGCCATGAGAGCCCCCATGACGGCGGTGGCCAGGGTGTCGTTCTCGGTGACCAGCACTTCACGGGACTCGCTGGCCAGCCCCCCGGACCGGCGCAGGAAATAGAGGCTGGCCGTAATGGTCACCGGCTCTCCCTCGCCGCCGGAGAGGACCACGTCGCCCTCCCGCATCAGCTTCCGGCCCCGGTAGGGGACCGTCTCCCCCTCTACGGTGATGTCCACCGCCTCCACCCCCTCCACCTGGCAGAGGGTGAGCACGATGCAGTAATCCGCGATGGTCAGGTCCACGCCGGACAGGCCGCCGTAGGCCTCCGACAGGTCCAGCCGCAGCACGCCCTCCTCCAGCCTCCAGGAGCGCAGCCGCACCCCGGATGGGAAGGGAGAACGCAGCTCAGCCGACTGGGGGCCGGACAGCAGGGCGGCCATCCGTTCCTCCACCGGGTCGGCCTCATCGGGCAGGGCGCGGTATTCAGGGGCCACGGCACCCCCGCCGTCCGCCAGCGGGCCGCCGTCCTCCCCGGTGCCCACGGCGAACCAGATCTCCGCCGCCCCCTCGGAGGGCTGGGGCCGGGCGCTCTCGTTGCAGGCGGTCAGCAGCAGCGCCAGGGCGCACGCCAGGGCCAGCATCCGTTTGCTCACAGCGCTCCCCCCTTTTCTTCGCCGTACCAGCGGGGAAACGCCACCTCAAAGCAGGTGCCCTCGCTCTCCCGGCGGCGGACCGTAACGGCGCCGCCGTGCTGGCGGACGGTGTCCCTGACAATGGACAGGCCCAGGCCGGTGCCGCCGGCGGCCCGGGAGCGGGCCTTGTCCACCCGGTAAAAGCGGTCGAACACCTTGCCCAGGTCCTCCTCCGGAATGCCCACGCCGGTATCCTCCACCGTGAGCGTCACCAGGTCCCCCGCTCCCCGCAGGGTGACGGTGACGCTCCCGCCGGGCAGGTTGTATTTGACGGCATTCTCCATCAGGTTGAAGGCGATCTGATAGAGGTCGTCCTCCGTGGCCAGCACCATGCAGTCCTCCTGCAGGTCGGTTTCCACCGTGACCTCGCCCTCGTCGGCCAGGGGGGTGAGCA
Protein-coding regions in this window:
- a CDS encoding GerMN domain-containing protein — its product is MSKRMLALACALALLLTACNESARPQPSEGAAEIWFAVGTGEDGGPLADGGGAVAPEYRALPDEADPVEERMAALLSGPQSAELRSPFPSGVRLRSWRLEEGVLRLDLSEAYGGLSGVDLTIADYCIVLTLCQVEGVEAVDITVEGETVPYRGRKLMREGDVVLSGGEGEPVTITASLYFLRRSGGLASESREVLVTENDTLATAVMGALMAGPRDQEELYLPLPEGTELLSAAVEAGVCYVNFSRAFTEGAPQSREEAARLLYAVVDTLCSLDQVEAVHLLVEGESLDRYGGVPTRNPLEKDYEMAGEEKPAAASGS